A section of the Alligator mississippiensis isolate rAllMis1 chromosome 8, rAllMis1, whole genome shotgun sequence genome encodes:
- the LOC102566019 gene encoding zinc finger protein 345 isoform X3 yields the protein MNCLSQAGTMMVSRAEVQLPEAGIANLEVIPVSNQLPIQWGQQAAVEQKSPACREGFKGQRASKTHKGITHRTDVLYICGECGESFWGQEELRVHKRTHSREVVHPSVERFQYKHLRSPSGKLPHLCHDCGKSFNNPTHLRVHQRIHTGEKPYQCGECGKSFHQLSHLQVHQRIHTGEKPYGCGQCGKSFRHVSALTQHQLIHSGEKPYGCPDCGKSFNHPSHLRVHQRLHTGEKPHHCAHCGKSFSDPSYFRVHLRIHTGEKPYQCVECTMSFARPDLLRIHQRVHTGEKPYQCTECGKSFRQSTSLTQHQRTHTGEKPFHCGHCGKSFSHSSHLHVHERLHTGEKPHHCGDCGKSFKDQSHLRVHQRIHTGEKPYHCPECGKSFRQSSALTQHQRIHSGEKPFQCTQCGKSFDYPSKLQLHQRLHTGERPHPCAECEKSFHNLSDLRAHQHVHTGEKPHHCGECGKGFTRLSHLRAHQHIHTGEKPYGCAQCGKSFRQSTSLTQHQRLHTGEKPFHCEDCGKSFKDPSHLHVHQRIHTGEKPFHCTQCGKSFRQSSVLTKHQRTHRLEPNN from the coding sequence CAGGTACCATGATGGTGAGCAGAGCTGAGGTGCAACTTCCTGAGGCAGGGATTGCAAACCTGGAGGTGATCCCAGTCAGCAACCAACTCCCTATACAATGGGGACAGCAAGCAGCTGTGGAACAAAAGAGCCCTGCATGCAGGGAAGGCTTCAAGGGGCAGAGAGCCTCAAAGACCCACAAGGGCATCACTCACAGGACAGATGTGTTATATATATGTGGAGAATGTGGTGAGAGCTTCTGGGGCCAAGAAGAACTCAGGGTGCACAAACGGACCCACAGCAGGGAGGTGGTCCACCCCAGTGTTGAGCGCTTCCAATACAAGCACCTGAGATCACCCTCAGGAAAGTTACCCCACCTTTGTCACgactgcgggaagagcttcaacaACCCGACCCACCTCCGCGTGCACCAACGCATCCATACTGGGGAGAAACCATACCAGTGTGgggagtgtggaaagagctttcACCAGCTGTCCCATCTCCAagtgcaccagcgcatccacactggggagaagccatatgGCTGCggccagtgtgggaagagcttccggCACGTGTCTGCTctcactcagcaccagctcatccacagtggggagaagCCCTATGGCTGCccagactgtgggaagagcttcaatcACCCATCTCATCTCCGTGTCCACCAGCGCctccacaccggggagaagccacatcactgcgctcactgtgggaagagcttcagcgaCCCATCTTACTTCCGTGTTCACctgcgcatccacacaggggagaagccataccaATGTGTGGAGTGCACGATGAGCTTTGCCCGCCCAGACCTCCTCCGCATCCACCAGCGTGTGCATACAGGGGAGAAGCCGTATCAGTGCAccgaatgtgggaagagcttccggCAGAGTACCTCTCTCACCCAACACCAGAGAacccacactggggagaagccatttCACTGTGGgcactgtgggaagagcttcagccacTCCTCTCATCTCCATGTCCATGAACGCCTTCACACTGGCGAGAAACCACACCATTGCggggactgtgggaagagctttaaaGACCAGTCCCACCTGCGTGTCcatcagcgcatccacacaggggagaagccataccaCTGcccggagtgtgggaagagcttccggCAGAGCTCTGCTCTCACCCAGCATCAGCGTATCCACAGTGGGGAGAAACCATTTCAATGCACACAGTGTGGAAAGAGCTTTGATTACCCATCCAAGCTCCAGCTCCACCAGCGCCTCCACACGGGGGAGAGGCCACACCCTTGTGCAGAGTGCGAGAAGAGTTTCCACAACCTgtccgacctccgagcccatcagcatgtgcacacgggggagaagccacaccACTGTGGGGAGTGTGGGAAGGGCTTTACCCGCCTGTCCCACTTGCGAGcccaccagcacatccacacgggggagaagccatacGGCTGTgctcagtgtgggaagagcttccggCAGAGCACATCGCTCACCCAGCACCAGCGTCTGCACACCGGAGAGAAACCATTTCACTGCGaggactgtgggaagagctttaaaGACCCATCCCACCTACACGTCCATCAGCGCATCCATACTGGGGAGAAGCCATTTCACTGCACgcagtgtgggaaaagcttccgGCAGAGCTCTGTTCTCACCAAGCATCAGCGCACCCACAGGCTAGAACCTAACAACTGA